The genome window TCAGTGAGCGCTCCGCAACTCGCGGTCCAGGCGCCGGGTGTGCGGCGGGGCCAGCCTTCTGCTTGCGGGTCGTTCGTGCCCTGCAGGTCTCTTCGATCCAAGAAAAAAGCGATGACATCCGTGCCTGCCGAGTCGTTCTCACGTGGTGAGCTGGAGATCCGGGCCAGAGATCGGGTGATCCGGTTCGACGCCGGTCCATTGATCGTCGGGATCTTGAACGTGACGCCGGACTCGTTCTTCGACGGCGGCAAGTATGTCGATCGAGAGGCGGCCGTCGCCCACGCGGTCGCCATGGCGAGGAGCGGCGCCGATCTTCTGGATATCGGGGCGGAGTCCTCGCAGCCGGGCTCGCTGCCGATCGACGAGGCGGAAGAGACGCGGCGCCTGATTCCCGTCGTCCAGGCCGTGTGCGACGCCGTCTCGATTCCCGTCTCGGTCGATACGACCAAAGCCTCCGTGGCCCGCCGGGCGCTGGAAGCCGGCGCGACGATCGTCAACGACATCAGCGGGCTGCGATTCGATCGGGACATGGCTGCGGTCGTCGCCGAAAGCGGGGCGGGTCTCGTGCTCATGCACATGCAAGGCACTCCCCGAACGATGCAGCGCAATCCGGTGTATACCGATGTCGTGCAGGACGTGAAAGAGTTTTTCGCCGAGCGCATCGAGGTCGCCGTCAAGGCGGGCATCTCGACGAAGCAGATCATCCTTGACCCTGGGTTCGGATTTGGTAAGCTCCTGGGCCATAACCTGACCCTTTTGGCTCGCCTCCGCGAGTTTTCGACGTTTCGCCGTCCCCTCATGGTCGGGATGTCGCGCAAGTCCTTCATCGGCCAAGTGCTTGGCCGGTCTGTCAACGACCGATTGTTCGGGACGGCGGCCGCCGTCGCCGTCGCCGTTGCGCAGGGCGCGGACCTGGTGCGGGTGCATGACGTGGCGGAGATGAAGGACGTGGTCAGAGTGGTGGAAGCGATTGTCAGCCGTCAGCCATCGGCCGATCCCCTCCACGAGACCTCTCCCCTTTAATTATTAGAGGAGGAAAGGTGGGGAGTGCTGACAGCTAGGGGAGCGGGCATGCGCAAGCTGTTTGGTACCGACGGAGTTCGCGGGGTCGCCAATCTGGAGCCCATGACCAGCGAAACGGCCATGCAGCTCGGGCGCGCGGCCGCCCATCTGTTCATGCGCCGCGCCGGCCGGCACCAGATCGTTATCGGCAAAGACACCCGCTTGTCGGGCTACATGCTGGAGTCCGCCCTCACGTCCGGCATCTGCTCGATGGGCGTGGATGTGCTCTTGGTGGGGCCGATGCCCACCCCTGCCATCGCCTTTCTGACCCGGAGTCTCCGGGCGGACGCGGGCGTGGTGATCTCGGCGTCCCACAATCCCTACCAGGACAACGGCATCAAGTTCTTTTCCAGCGACGGCTTCAAGCTGCCGGACGAGCTGGAAGCCAGAATGGAAGAACTGATCGTCTCGAACGAGATCAGCCACCTGCGGCCGACTGCGGAAGCGGTCGGGAAAGCGTTCCGGATCGACGACGCCGAAGGGCGCTACATCGAATTCGTGAAACGTTCGTTGCCTCGTGACCTGGATTTCCAGGGCGTCAAGGTCGTCGTGGATTGCGCCAACGGCGCCGCGTACAAGGTCGCGCCGACGGTGCTTCGCGAGTTGGGCGCGACGGTCGAGGTCATTGCCAACAAACCCGACGGGATGAACATCAACGCCGGCTGCGGCGCGGTCTATCCTCAACTGCTGCAGGAGGCCGTCGGCCAGCATCGGGCCGACATCGGAATCGCGCTCGACGGCGACGCCGATCGCGCCATCTTTGTGTGCGAGCGGGGACAGATCATCGACGGCGACCACGTGATGGCGGCGTTGGCGCTCGATCTCGACGCGCGCGGACAGTTGGCCAAACGCACGATCGTGGGCACGGTCATGAGCAACTTCGGGTTGGAGCTCGCGATGGCGAAGGCGGACATCGCGCTGGTGCGCGCGCCGGTCGGTGACCGATACATTCTGGAACGCATGTTGGCCGACGGCTACAACTTCGGGGGCGAACAGTCCGGGCATTTCATTTTCCTCGATCACAACACCACCGGCGACGGGCTCGTCTCCGCGCTGCAGGTGCTGTCTCTGATGAAGCGCACCGGCAAACCGCTGTCGGAACTGGCCAAGGTCATGACGGCGGTGCCCCAGGTGCTGCTGAATGTTCGCGTGAAGGAGAAACCGGATCTCGCGGGAATCCCGGCGATCCAGCGCGCGATCGAGGCCGGCGAAGCCAAACTGAACGGCGCCGGTCGCGTGCTCGTCCGCTACTCGGGGACGGAGCCGGTGCTCCGAATCATGGTCGAGGGGGAACACGACTCCCTGATCCGGGAAGTGGCCGACCAGCTTGCAGCAGTCGTTCAGGCGCATCTTGGATAGACCCCGATCGCGCCGATGGTTCCGGGGCCGTTCATGCTGCCGACCCTGACCGCCGCCTTTCTCGCCGGCCTCGTTCTCGGATCCTACCTGCCCTATGTTCCTCTCTCCGTTCTCGGCGTGCTGCTCCTGGCGGCTTTCGGCCTGACCTGGGCTGAACGGGGCGCGCGCAAGTCTTCGCAGGGGATCATTCTCTATACCGCTCTGCTGGCCGGCGTGCTCTACTGGAACCTGTATGCCTGGGCCGTCCATCGCCCTCCGCTTCCTGATCTGACCCGTTCGGCGCCCGCGAAAGTGGTCGGGACCATCGTCGAGCCTGTGCGCTACGGGCCGGATCGTGCAATAGGGGTCGTTGAAGGGGTGATCCGCGACCCGGACAGGGAGCTCACGCTCGATCCCGGACGGATTCGGCTGACCTGGCGAGAACCGGATCGCGCCTTCGTGCGGGGCGACCGGATCGAATTCTCGGCGCGGCTTCATCCACCCACGGGGCTCTTGAATCCCGGCGGGTTCGACTATGCCGCCTATCTCGAACGGCAGGATATTCAAGCCGTCGCCTCGGTGACGGGACCGGGAGCGGTCAGATTGCTGAAATCGGGCGGGGGATCGCTGCGGTGGGAGCTCTGGCATCGGGTGGATCATTGGCGGGACCGGATCCGCCGCGCCGCGGTCGCGACGCTGCAGGGCCCGGCTCTGGGCATCTATCTGGGCATGATCGTCGGCGAACAAGGGTATCTGTCGCCGGAGGTGCGCGACAGCTTCATGGCGGCCGGCGTCGTGCATATTCTTTCCATCTCCGGTTCGCACCTCGGGCTCATCTCGTTTCTGTGCTTCTGGGCGGTGAAGCGGCTCTGTCTGGCTCTCCCCGCCACGTGGTTGCTTGCGCTCTCCCTGCGCGTCACCCCGACGCGGGTGGCCGCCGCTGTCACTGTCGCGCCGGTCACATATTACACGGCGCTGGCCGGGGCCGAAGTGGCGACTGTCCGCTCGCTGGTCATGATTCTGCTGTTCCTCGCCGCCGTCTGGTTGGGGCGGGACAAGCTTTTGCTCTCGGCTCTCGCGCTGGCCGCTCTGCTGATCCTGTGCCATGATCCTCGCGCTTTGTTCGACATCTCGTTTCAACTGTCCTACCTGTCGGTCCTCGCCATCGCGCTGGTGTTGCCGCCCGCTCCGGACAGCCCGCCCGACGCCGCCCGGCCGGAATTCCTGTCTATGAAATGGTTGGAGTGGGGCAGGGAGTCCGTGCGGATCACCGGCGCGATCACGCTCGTGACCCTCCCGCTGGTGGCATATTATTTCAACCAAGTCGCATGGGTCGGGCTGATCGCCAACCTGATCGTCGTGCCGCTGGCCGGACTGGCGTTGGTCCCTCTGGGCCTCGGCTCGGCCGTATGGCTGCTTTTAGCGGGCGGAGATCGATTGCCGGCCGCCACGCTGAATCAAATGCTCTTCGATCTGTTTGCGCAGATCGCCGATCGGTTTGCATCCGTGCCGGGAGCGGAGTGGCACGTCGCCGCGCCGGCGGTTCCGGCCCTCGGCGTGTTTTACGTTCTTCTCTGGTGGGCGATGCGGCGGAAGAGCCCCGTCGCCCATCGGCTGGCCGCCGCGGTCGCGGTGTCGCTGCTGCTCGGGTGGTGGGGGTGGTCGCCGCGGGACCGTCCGGACCGAGATACGACCAGGGTGACGTTTCTCGATGTCGGGCAAGGGGATGCCGCGGTCGTCGAGCTCCCGGACGGGCGAACCGTGCTGATCGACGGCGGCGCGACGCTCGAGCGTTTCGACATGGGACGCAACGTCGTCGGCCCGTTTCTGTGGAATCGCGGAATCCGGACGATCGATCGCGTGATCGGGACGCATCCGCAGGTGGACCATGTCGGAGGGCTCGCCTGGATCCTTCGACATTTCCCGACCGGCCAGTATTGGGGGAACGGCGTCACGAGAAGCGAGGCGTTTTACCGGAGGCTGGAAGGCGCGCTGGCGGCGCGGGGGCTCGCCGAGCGTGTGGCGCAGGAAGGCGACACCGTCATCGATTCGGGGTCGTGCCGTCTGCTCGTCCTCAACCCGCCGGCCGGCGCCGTGTCCGTGGCGTCGCCGCCTGCTCGCTCGTCCGGGACGGCGCTGAACAACCTGTCGGTCGTCACTCGGCTAGAATGCGGGTCGCTTTCATTTCTGTTTGCCGCCGATCTCGAGGCGCAAGGACTGCTGCGCCTGGTTGAGACCGGCAGCGCGCGCCAGACGACGATTCTCAAGGTGCCCCACCACGGTGCGAAGAGCTCCCTGAGTCTCCTCTGGCTGGAGCGCGTCCGCCCGGAAACCGCCGTGATTTCGGTCGGGCGACACAATCCATACGGGCATCCCGCCGCCTCGGTCTTGGAGGCGCTCGCGGCTGTCGGAAGTCGCACGTTCAGAACCGATGTCGATGGAGCGGTGTGGATGATCGCTCAGGCTTCATCGTCGAGAGTCACGATCCACACCATGAAGGAGCGGCTCTTGGCGCCTGTCCGCATTGGGGCGACCATGACAGGAGCCGAACGGCGAAACCTCTTCCGACTGTGGTTCCGCTGGGGAATCCAATAACGGCTGTTGAACAATAGGCGCGAGGCCAGCGGCCCGAGGCTCTTTCCCCCTCGCCCCGAGCCTCTAGCCTCTCGCCCAGCCATGATCTTCACGCTGCAAGGTAGGCCGAAGGCCCCTGGCGACTGTTTTCTTTCGTGCGCGCCGGACCCTCCCCCACGCGACGATCCGACCAAAATTGCGCATCAGTCGAAATCTTGACGGGTTTTTGTCCATTCCCGGAAACGCGCGGGTCGATGATCTCCATGAAAGTTCCTTAGTTTTTGAGGGCATGGCACAAATGCTAGCAGGGCATAGCATGTGCATGCCTTCTGCGACGACCCGGCATGGTTTGTGACACAGTGGAGTAATGAGATGCCCAAATTAGTACGGATTGTCATTCAGTTGCCGCTGGAACTGAAGCTTCAGTTGGATGAACTGAAGCGCCAGGGCTATACGACCAGCGGCTTCATTCGAGCGATGTTGGAGAGGGAGCTGCAGAAACTCGAGTCGAAGCCGCCCGAGCTCAAGCGGCTTCCGATCAGACGGTGACGGCTATGCGAAGAGTCGGATCCGTCCACACCACGGAGGATCGCAAGGAACGCGAGAACTCGCCATATGCGAGAGGGGGAGCGCGACATGCCGCGCCTATCGGATATCGTGCGCGAACACCATAAAGCGTCGTCTGTGCCTGGTAGCGCAGGCATCGACGGCGCATTCCGCGCGTCATCCGGTCCGGAACCGGCCACGACGGCAAGTTCCGTGTCGCCTCCCGATCTGGACTGGTATCACCTGGCGAAAGAGGAACTGCTGCGGTTGGGACATGCCGTCCGGCAGGGCGCGACGGTACGAATCGAAGACATCGCGCACGTGGCGACGGGCATCACGGCGTCGGTCCAACAGGCCGATGATTTGCTCCTGAAAGTCTTTTCGTGTTCGGAAGACCGGCCGCTTACGACCAATCCCGTGCATGTGGCGATTCTAGCTGCGAAGATCGGGATCGGGCTGGGATACGAAGCCATCGATCTTGAGCGCCTGGTCTTAGCCGGGCTCCTCCACGACGTGGGCATGTTCGCGCTGCCGGAATCGCTGGTGATGAAGCCCGGAGCGTTGACCCCCGAGGAGCGAGCGCAGATCGAAGAGCATCCCAAACTCGGCCGGGAAATTCTAAACCGGCTTGGAACGAGCTTCGGTTGGCTGGCGCGTGTCGCCTGGCAGGAACATGAGCGGTGGGATGGCCAAGGCTACCCGGATCGGCTGAGCGGCGGCCAGATTCATGAATATGCTCAACTCATCGGCTTGGTCGACGCGTTCGATGCGCTGATCAGCCCCAGATCCTATCGCCGACGTATCCTGCCGCACCATGCGGTCAGACAAATGTTGGTTAATGAGAAACGCAAATTTCCGCATCATCTGCTAAAGGCGCTCGTCGAGCAACTGTCCGTTTATCCCCTCGGTACTGTCGTGCGGTTGAATACGGGGGAAGTCGGCGCCGTGATCCAAGTCAGCCAGCGATATCCATTACGTCCTATCCTCCAGGTCCAGCAATCCGCCGAGGCCGACGGGGCGACGCTGA of Nitrospirota bacterium contains these proteins:
- a CDS encoding HD-GYP domain-containing protein codes for the protein MPRLSDIVREHHKASSVPGSAGIDGAFRASSGPEPATTASSVSPPDLDWYHLAKEELLRLGHAVRQGATVRIEDIAHVATGITASVQQADDLLLKVFSCSEDRPLTTNPVHVAILAAKIGIGLGYEAIDLERLVLAGLLHDVGMFALPESLVMKPGALTPEERAQIEEHPKLGREILNRLGTSFGWLARVAWQEHERWDGQGYPDRLSGGQIHEYAQLIGLVDAFDALISPRSYRRRILPHHAVRQMLVNEKRKFPHHLLKALVEQLSVYPLGTVVRLNTGEVGAVIQVSQRYPLRPILQVQQSAEADGATLTKILDLSKTTLVHIVEVLKPLEAI
- a CDS encoding DNA internalization-related competence protein ComEC/Rec2 encodes the protein MVPGPFMLPTLTAAFLAGLVLGSYLPYVPLSVLGVLLLAAFGLTWAERGARKSSQGIILYTALLAGVLYWNLYAWAVHRPPLPDLTRSAPAKVVGTIVEPVRYGPDRAIGVVEGVIRDPDRELTLDPGRIRLTWREPDRAFVRGDRIEFSARLHPPTGLLNPGGFDYAAYLERQDIQAVASVTGPGAVRLLKSGGGSLRWELWHRVDHWRDRIRRAAVATLQGPALGIYLGMIVGEQGYLSPEVRDSFMAAGVVHILSISGSHLGLISFLCFWAVKRLCLALPATWLLALSLRVTPTRVAAAVTVAPVTYYTALAGAEVATVRSLVMILLFLAAVWLGRDKLLLSALALAALLILCHDPRALFDISFQLSYLSVLAIALVLPPAPDSPPDAARPEFLSMKWLEWGRESVRITGAITLVTLPLVAYYFNQVAWVGLIANLIVVPLAGLALVPLGLGSAVWLLLAGGDRLPAATLNQMLFDLFAQIADRFASVPGAEWHVAAPAVPALGVFYVLLWWAMRRKSPVAHRLAAAVAVSLLLGWWGWSPRDRPDRDTTRVTFLDVGQGDAAVVELPDGRTVLIDGGATLERFDMGRNVVGPFLWNRGIRTIDRVIGTHPQVDHVGGLAWILRHFPTGQYWGNGVTRSEAFYRRLEGALAARGLAERVAQEGDTVIDSGSCRLLVLNPPAGAVSVASPPARSSGTALNNLSVVTRLECGSLSFLFAADLEAQGLLRLVETGSARQTTILKVPHHGAKSSLSLLWLERVRPETAVISVGRHNPYGHPAASVLEALAAVGSRTFRTDVDGAVWMIAQASSSRVTIHTMKERLLAPVRIGATMTGAERRNLFRLWFRWGIQ
- the glmM gene encoding phosphoglucosamine mutase; this encodes MRKLFGTDGVRGVANLEPMTSETAMQLGRAAAHLFMRRAGRHQIVIGKDTRLSGYMLESALTSGICSMGVDVLLVGPMPTPAIAFLTRSLRADAGVVISASHNPYQDNGIKFFSSDGFKLPDELEARMEELIVSNEISHLRPTAEAVGKAFRIDDAEGRYIEFVKRSLPRDLDFQGVKVVVDCANGAAYKVAPTVLRELGATVEVIANKPDGMNINAGCGAVYPQLLQEAVGQHRADIGIALDGDADRAIFVCERGQIIDGDHVMAALALDLDARGQLAKRTIVGTVMSNFGLELAMAKADIALVRAPVGDRYILERMLADGYNFGGEQSGHFIFLDHNTTGDGLVSALQVLSLMKRTGKPLSELAKVMTAVPQVLLNVRVKEKPDLAGIPAIQRAIEAGEAKLNGAGRVLVRYSGTEPVLRIMVEGEHDSLIREVADQLAAVVQAHLG
- the folP gene encoding dihydropteroate synthase gives rise to the protein MTSVPAESFSRGELEIRARDRVIRFDAGPLIVGILNVTPDSFFDGGKYVDREAAVAHAVAMARSGADLLDIGAESSQPGSLPIDEAEETRRLIPVVQAVCDAVSIPVSVDTTKASVARRALEAGATIVNDISGLRFDRDMAAVVAESGAGLVLMHMQGTPRTMQRNPVYTDVVQDVKEFFAERIEVAVKAGISTKQIILDPGFGFGKLLGHNLTLLARLREFSTFRRPLMVGMSRKSFIGQVLGRSVNDRLFGTAAAVAVAVAQGADLVRVHDVAEMKDVVRVVEAIVSRQPSADPLHETSPL